The following coding sequences are from one Panicum hallii strain FIL2 chromosome 5, PHallii_v3.1, whole genome shotgun sequence window:
- the LOC112894352 gene encoding cytokinin dehydrogenase 1-like: protein MAVVYLLLAAVIASCHAQATPGDLPWPASLAALAAEGKLRTDSNATVPASMDFGNITSALPAAVLYPSSTADLAALLGVAHATPGWPYTLAFRGRGHSLMGQAFAPGGVVVNMPSLGSDAAAPRVNVSADGRYVDAGGEQLWIDVLRASLERGVAPRSWTDYLHLTVGGTLSNAGVSGQTFRHGPQISNVFELDVITGRGETVTCSKELNADLFDAVLGGLGQFGVITRARIALEPAPARARWVRLVYTDFATFTADQERLVRPLPGGTFGPMSYVEGSVFVNQSLASDLKNTGFFSDADVARVVALAKERNATTVYSIEATLNYDNATAAASVDQVLKSVLDGLRFEPGFAFERDVAYVEFLERVHNEEVALNKIGLWRVPHPWLNMFVPGSRIADFDRGVFKGILQGTDIVGPLIVYPVNKAKWDDGMSAATPAEDVFYVVSLLFSSVAGDLAKLQAQNQRILRFCDLAGIQYKSYLARYTNRGDWVRHFGADKWSRFVEMKNKYDPKKLLSPGQDIFN from the exons ATGGCGGTGGTTTACCTGCTGTTAGCCGCGGTAATCGCCTCCTGCCATGCACAGGCCACGCCCGGCGACCTTCCCTGGCCGGCCTCCCTCGCCGCGCTCGCGGCGGAGGGCAAGCTCCGCACCGACAGCAACGCCACCGTGCCGGCCTCCATGGACTTCGGCAACATCACCTCCGCGCTCCCGGCGGCCGTGCTCTACCCGTCGTCCACGGCCGACCTCGCCGCGCTCCTCGGCGTGGCGCACGCCACCCCCGGGTGGCCGTACACCCTCGCGTTCCGCGGCCGCGGCCACTCCCTCATGGGCCAGGCCTTCGCCCCCGGCGGCGTGGTCGTCAACATGCCGTCCCTCGGCAgcgacgccgccgccccgcgcgtcAACGTGTCGGCGGACGGCCGGTACgtggacgccggcggcgagcagctGTGGATCGACGTGCTGCGCGCGTCGCTGGAGCGCGGGGTGGCGCCGCGGTCGTGGACGGACTACCTCCACCTCACCGTCGGCGGGACGCTCTCCAACGCCGGCGTCAGCGGCCAGACGTTCCGTCACGGCCCGCAGATATCTAACGTGTTCGAGCTGGACGTGATCACCG GCCGCGGGGAGACGGTGACGTGCTCCAAGGAGCTCAACGCTGACCTGTTCGACGCCGTCCTCGGCGGGCTGGGCCAGTTCGGCGTGATCACCCGCGCCCGGATCGCACTcgagccggcgccggcgcgggcgcggtgGGTGCGCCTCGTGTACACCGACTTCGCCACCTTCACCGCCGACCAGGAGCGGCTCGTCCGGCCGCTGCCCGGCGGCACGTTCGGGCCGATGAGCTACGTCGAGGGGTCGGTGTTCGTGAACCAGAGCCTCGCCTCCGACCTGAAGAACACGGGGTTCTTCTCCGACGCCGACGTCGCCAGGGTCGTCGCGCTCGCCAAGGAGAGGAACGCCACCACCGTGTACAGCATCGAGGCCACCCTCAACTACGACAACGCTACGGCTGCTGCCTCGGTGGATCAG GTGCTCAAGTCCGTGCTGGACGGGCTCAGGTTCGAGCCGGGGTTCGCGTTCGAGCGCGACGTGGCGTACGTGGAGTTCCTGGAGCGGGTGCACAACGAGGAGGTGGCGCTGAACAAGATCGGGCTGTGGCGAGTCCCCCACCCCTGGCTCAACATGTTCGTGCCGGGGTCGCGCATCGCCGACTTCGACCGCGGCGTCTTCAAGGGCATCCTGCAAGGCACCGACATCGTCGGCCCGCTCATCGTCTACCCCGTGAACAAAGCCAA GTGGGACGACGGCATGTcggcggcgacgccggcggAGGACGTGTTCTACGTGGTGTCGCTGCTCTTCTCGTCGGTGGCGGGCGACCTGGCGAAGCTGCAGGCGCAGAACCAGAGGATCCTGCGGTTCTGCGACCTCGCCGGGATCCAGTACAAGAGCTACCTGGCGCGGTACACGAACCGCGGTGACTGGGTCCGGCACTTCGGCGCCGACAAGTGGAGCCGGTTCGTGGAGATGAAGAACAAGTACGACCCCAAGAAGCTGCTGTCCCCCGGGCAGGACATCTTCAACTGA